The bacterium DNA segment ATTGCCTTTACACAAATGCACATCGCCGTTTTCCATAATGGTCGTACGCGTGGAAAGATATTTCGATTCTACGAACGGACACCAGTTGAGATTTGGATTATCCACATACGGGGCGATGCCTTCGACAAACGAATCGAGATTCATAATATCCGGATTGCCCTTCAGGAACTTGACCAGTTTGTTTAACCGTTCGCCCGGCCGCACAACCATGGTGTCGTCGTATCGTGTGGAAAAAGTTAACGTGTGGTATAATCCTATCGTGGATTTCCACCCGAGTTTTTTTACGTGCGCGATAATATCCGGTATCTGTTCCATATTTTTATCGCTGATCACCGTATTGGCGTACAAAAGTGATTTCTTTTTCGATTTTTTTTGTATTGACCGCCGCATTTCGGAAATCATTTTCATTCGATCCGTCACGGTCGTGTCGTAATCTTTACATCCGCGCAGTTCATCTCCGATCGCACCGAATCCGTCAAACGACGTTTGGATGTGCATTCCGTTTTCCAAACAAATGCGCGCGGCCGGTTCGATCATTTCCGGTTTATTGTAAAGGCCGGTGACGAGCGTTGTAGCGTATTGAAAAGTGCGATTGGCCTCCATCATCATTTCCGGTAAGGCTTCCACGACGGTCGTTTCACCGCCTGAAATAAATCCGACATAAGCTCCATAGTCGCGCAGATTGGCCATCACGCTTTTAAATTCCTCCAGTGACATCGTGTGCGTATTTTTAAAAGGAATGACGCACTGCAGGCAGCGCTGCGTGCAGACGTACGTAATACGCACTTCCGTGCTGGAATTAAACGGACGTTGATGCGCGAGATTATTTAGAATTTTGAACAAGCAGCCTCCCTTTTGTTTAAAGAAAAAAACTTC contains these protein-coding regions:
- a CDS encoding radical SAM protein, producing MFKILNNLAHQRPFNSSTEVRITYVCTQRCLQCVIPFKNTHTMSLEEFKSVMANLRDYGAYVGFISGGETTVVEALPEMMMEANRTFQYATTLVTGLYNKPEMIEPAARICLENGMHIQTSFDGFGAIGDELRGCKDYDTTVTDRMKMISEMRRSIQKKSKKKSLLYANTVISDKNMEQIPDIIAHVKKLGWKSTIGLYHTLTFSTRYDDTMVVRPGERLNKLVKFLKGNPDIMNLDSFVEGIAPYVDNPNLNWCPFVESKYLSTRTTIMENGDVHLCKGNPIGNVFHQSLKDIFSGYEYQKRLDEYSHCEGCWTTCYTQRYLLVRPKSVSQAVGNIQKLRNTRRIEL